A stretch of Longibacter salinarum DNA encodes these proteins:
- a CDS encoding PD40 domain-containing protein: MNTTFSWRIVASCMIVVCWTLTWGSTEVHGQTREYATTYRPPSVEYVSRRSGPFTLIYQRGYDPVAKRVAAELRDALAPTDSLASGPVKRQRFRLPVVLNAFSDLSNGFVTPFPFKTEIELPSLQRPALIGGFDTWTSVVGPHELVHAVHGDIRAGFGVGRVLGWMGNDLERVLNLSAPSGWVEGVAVYRESNIHPEAGRLNAPLFRMHYRAAMESDDPWSLTQMLEAPAYTQPFNRHYVGGAHAFSHLARQDGTREAEMFAPTVGFYNRVPFLGFGVALWSGTGERPGNIRDRLRGEGDRKAAAISRDRPEPHTVASDNGLNHRRPYWISDSDVVAMVTGYNLRRGLYRINTETGERSRIATQAVIDDTDYTLSPDTARVWTARFVPDAFSQIQQRAEIQPVTLEDGDRGPRTHRRRVRDPVETLDGRILAVRNDGQITHIVEQRPDGSFARRTKYENVRVLHMAVAPQSGEVAVLANVSGSHRIYRLERSSPADSLLHLQPFFALPGKRMYDVSWGPDGRHLLVSAATPFRQTTQLSASVSTTHTPNVYVLDTKTGHVTRQTDALYGALEPALSPDGTTLAYIRYRHERYDLVTADFDANLNHLPTSKVELSADEWSGPPLRTESRPIAGIPWGESRPYRPTRHLAPRVVYPVIKDVEEIDQVEELSAADASPVGYGIGVQGTDPLQVWSYGAEAWVQDASVWTEASIQYAGFLPRPSLTAFHRPTILSSNARVEETGVSLGLNLPVSLASNVYQSVGAFGLDTEWRRTKLVQDGVAGGPSVRRWTVEPTMTLGYRLQQNRRDLIPNSGMLLFGTSTHDVWTDRTAERGAIGILSGFVPVLSRWNTGVQLSVGVVSQRQGTEYGLGAFLPRGNEEFTLPSGTFIRFKSEVLHPLLFVDDGMLLLPVYVKAVYSYGFASTLTRVRDITARRQRVSSVGGGLGVRIRLFSTADLDLRVGLAYQIEEEKAVAVFR; the protein is encoded by the coding sequence ATGAATACGACTTTTTCGTGGCGAATCGTTGCCTCTTGCATGATTGTGGTCTGCTGGACGTTGACATGGGGCTCAACGGAGGTTCATGGTCAGACCCGCGAGTATGCGACGACGTACCGTCCACCATCCGTTGAGTACGTATCCCGGCGTTCTGGACCCTTCACGTTGATTTATCAGCGGGGCTACGACCCGGTGGCGAAGCGAGTGGCGGCCGAGCTGCGCGATGCCCTCGCGCCGACTGACTCGCTCGCATCCGGTCCTGTTAAGCGTCAACGGTTCCGGCTACCGGTTGTGCTGAACGCATTTAGCGATCTCTCGAATGGGTTCGTCACACCCTTTCCGTTCAAGACGGAAATCGAGCTGCCGTCGCTTCAGAGACCGGCCCTGATTGGCGGCTTTGATACGTGGACGAGCGTCGTGGGGCCGCATGAACTTGTTCATGCCGTGCATGGCGACATCCGCGCGGGATTTGGAGTCGGACGCGTTCTGGGATGGATGGGGAATGATCTTGAGAGAGTGCTGAATCTGTCGGCGCCGTCCGGGTGGGTCGAAGGTGTCGCCGTATATCGAGAAAGCAACATTCATCCGGAGGCTGGTCGGCTGAATGCGCCGCTCTTTCGGATGCATTATCGAGCCGCCATGGAATCGGATGATCCGTGGTCGTTGACCCAGATGCTCGAAGCGCCGGCCTATACGCAACCGTTCAATCGACACTACGTGGGGGGAGCACACGCATTTAGCCACCTCGCTCGCCAGGACGGAACGAGAGAGGCTGAAATGTTCGCTCCTACGGTCGGGTTCTACAATCGCGTTCCGTTCCTCGGCTTCGGCGTAGCGCTGTGGAGCGGAACGGGAGAGCGTCCCGGCAACATTCGAGACCGCCTGCGTGGGGAAGGGGACAGGAAAGCCGCTGCTATTTCGCGGGACCGTCCCGAGCCGCACACTGTTGCGTCGGATAACGGGTTGAATCACCGAAGACCCTACTGGATCAGCGATTCCGACGTTGTTGCGATGGTTACTGGGTACAACCTTCGTCGGGGGCTATACCGCATCAACACTGAAACCGGGGAGCGATCCCGAATTGCGACGCAGGCAGTAATTGATGATACCGACTACACCCTTTCTCCGGACACGGCCCGTGTATGGACGGCACGGTTCGTCCCCGACGCATTTTCGCAGATTCAGCAGCGGGCAGAAATTCAGCCCGTGACACTGGAGGATGGTGATCGTGGACCCCGCACCCATCGTCGCCGTGTGCGCGACCCGGTCGAGACGCTGGATGGACGCATTCTCGCCGTCCGGAATGACGGGCAAATCACCCACATCGTCGAACAGCGGCCAGACGGCTCGTTTGCTCGTCGGACGAAGTATGAGAACGTTCGGGTGCTCCACATGGCGGTGGCGCCGCAGAGCGGAGAGGTCGCGGTTCTTGCGAATGTTAGCGGTTCGCACAGGATCTATCGGCTTGAACGTTCGTCCCCGGCAGATTCGCTACTTCATCTGCAGCCATTCTTTGCCCTTCCCGGGAAACGCATGTACGACGTGAGTTGGGGGCCGGATGGGCGGCACCTGCTGGTCTCCGCGGCGACACCGTTTCGACAGACGACCCAGCTTTCCGCGAGCGTAAGCACGACGCACACGCCAAACGTGTACGTCCTCGATACGAAGACGGGTCATGTGACGCGGCAGACGGATGCTCTTTACGGCGCACTGGAGCCGGCTCTATCACCGGATGGGACTACGCTTGCCTACATTCGCTACCGACACGAACGCTACGACCTGGTCACCGCAGATTTCGATGCGAACCTGAATCACCTCCCGACCTCTAAAGTGGAGTTGAGTGCTGACGAGTGGTCGGGACCGCCACTTCGAACCGAATCCCGTCCCATCGCTGGCATTCCGTGGGGGGAGTCGCGCCCGTATCGCCCAACGCGGCACCTGGCTCCGCGCGTCGTGTACCCTGTCATCAAAGATGTGGAAGAGATCGATCAGGTAGAAGAGCTGAGTGCCGCCGATGCGTCGCCCGTTGGGTATGGGATTGGTGTTCAGGGGACGGATCCGCTGCAGGTCTGGTCGTATGGCGCCGAGGCATGGGTCCAGGATGCCTCAGTATGGACGGAGGCCTCGATCCAGTATGCCGGCTTCTTACCTCGACCCTCGCTCACAGCCTTTCATCGTCCGACCATTCTCTCCTCAAATGCGCGCGTTGAGGAAACCGGCGTTAGCCTCGGCCTCAACTTACCAGTCTCTCTCGCTTCGAATGTCTACCAGTCTGTGGGGGCGTTTGGCCTCGATACCGAGTGGCGGCGGACGAAACTCGTGCAAGACGGTGTTGCGGGCGGCCCGTCAGTGCGGAGGTGGACGGTCGAGCCCACAATGACGCTGGGTTATCGCCTGCAGCAGAACCGTCGCGACCTGATTCCGAATAGCGGAATGCTTTTATTTGGGACGAGTACACACGACGTCTGGACGGACCGCACAGCCGAGCGGGGGGCAATCGGCATTCTGTCGGGCTTTGTACCGGTGCTATCGCGTTGGAATACGGGCGTCCAGCTCAGTGTTGGCGTTGTATCGCAGCGCCAGGGGACAGAGTACGGGCTTGGCGCATTCTTGCCGCGAGGAAACGAGGAGTTTACGCTACCGTCCGGTACGTTCATTCGGTTCAAGAGCGAAGTTCTGCATCCACTACTATTCGTTGACGACGGGATGCTGCT
- a CDS encoding cation diffusion facilitator family transporter, with amino-acid sequence MKTAMHQDKHPNESGHNHDDHRHAEDTDTTRLILAVVFNGLITAAEFVAGIVAGSLTLLADAAHNLSDTASMGTSLIARKISSREADARRTFGYERAELIGAFINLLTLILIALYLIFEAVKRYFNPTTIDGTLMIWVGLATLLGNVATAFVLHKPSQDSLNIRSAFVHIVADALGSVAVVVGGVLILWYDWTLIDPILTVLIACYILIHSYKMLRETISILMESAPRDFDIEAMAAEIEKMVGVLNIHHIHVWRLDESRVALEAHVAIQGVSDLDALEQLKMRIKDRLRSGYGVDHATLEFEFGACTDEGAFNREHPADEASAPAHPQHE; translated from the coding sequence ATGAAAACGGCAATGCATCAGGACAAACATCCTAACGAATCGGGCCATAATCACGACGATCATCGGCATGCAGAGGACACCGACACGACACGTCTCATTCTGGCCGTGGTGTTTAACGGGTTGATTACTGCGGCGGAGTTCGTCGCCGGAATCGTCGCGGGAAGCCTAACCCTGCTGGCCGATGCCGCACACAACCTGAGCGACACCGCATCCATGGGAACGTCGCTGATTGCACGGAAGATATCGTCCAGAGAAGCAGACGCACGGAGAACGTTTGGGTACGAACGAGCAGAACTGATCGGAGCGTTCATCAACCTGCTCACGCTCATTCTGATCGCCCTGTACCTGATATTCGAGGCTGTGAAACGCTACTTCAACCCGACGACGATCGATGGTACCTTGATGATTTGGGTGGGACTGGCCACGCTGCTCGGAAATGTTGCAACAGCTTTCGTTCTGCACAAGCCGTCGCAGGATAGCCTCAATATCCGAAGCGCATTCGTACACATTGTCGCGGACGCGCTCGGGTCCGTCGCGGTGGTCGTTGGAGGTGTTCTGATCCTCTGGTACGATTGGACACTTATCGATCCCATACTGACCGTACTGATCGCGTGCTACATCCTCATTCACAGCTACAAGATGCTACGGGAAACGATTTCCATTCTGATGGAAAGCGCGCCCAGAGACTTTGACATCGAAGCAATGGCGGCCGAGATTGAAAAGATGGTTGGGGTATTGAACATTCACCACATCCACGTATGGCGACTGGACGAGTCTCGCGTCGCGCTGGAGGCTCACGTCGCGATTCAAGGAGTTAGCGACCTGGACGCCCTGGAACAGCTCAAAATGAGGATCAAAGACCGCCTTCGATCGGGCTATGGCGTGGATCACGCGACCCTGGAGTTCGAATTCGGTGCATGCACGGACGAGGGCGCATTCAATAGAGAACACCCGGCCGACGAGGCGTCTGCCCCGGCGCATCCGCAACATGAGTGA